The Apium graveolens cultivar Ventura chromosome 11, ASM990537v1, whole genome shotgun sequence genome has a window encoding:
- the LOC141698177 gene encoding cullin-1-like, whose amino-acid sequence MGLMYHYEDDFENAMLTDTAAYYSRKASNWILEDSRPDYMLKAEECLRREKDRVCHYLHFTSEPKLLEIVKHELLSVYATQLQGS is encoded by the exons ATGGGTCTCATGTATCACTATGAGGATGACTTTGAAAATGCCATGCTCACTGATACCGCTGCTTACTATTCTCGAAAAGCTTCAAACTGGATCCTTGAAGATTCTCGTCCTGATTATATGTTAAAG GCAGAAGAATGTTTACGACGAGAGAAGGACAGGGTTTGTCACTACCTACATTTTACTAGCGAGCCAAAGTTGCTTGAG ATAGTGAAACATGAGCTGCTATCTGTGTATGCAACCCAATTACAAGGGTCCTGA
- the LOC141695061 gene encoding acyl carrier protein 2, mitochondrial-like, producing MAARNAILKHLRINVVAARTLNPTLSFTNFIRRNFSEEVRGSFLDKSEVSDRVVSVVKNFQKIDPSKVTVNAHFQNDLGLDSLDTVEIVMALEEEFGFEIPDNEADKISSVNLAVDFIASHPQAK from the exons ATGGCGGCGAGAAATGCAATCCTCAAACACTTGAGAATCAACGTTGTTGCTGCTCGAACCTTAAACCCGACACTCTCCTTCACTAATTTCATCCGCCGTAATTTCTCCGAGGAAGTGCGAGGCTCGTTTCTCGATAAATCTGAAGTCTCCGATCGTGTTGTGTCCGTTGTAAAAAACTTCCAGAAAATTGATCCCTCAAAG GTAACAGTGAATGCCCATTTCCAGAATGATCTTGGCTTAGATAGTTTAGATACAGTGGAAATCGTGATGGCACTGGAAGAAGAATTTGGTTTTGAGATACCTGACAATGAAGCCGACAAGATAAGCTCAGTCAATCTTGCTGTTGATTTCATTGCATCTCATCCCCAGGCAAAATAG
- the LOC141698175 gene encoding GDSL esterase/lipase ENOD8-like — protein sequence MSCVSLFCIVLSVLTVLSPVYSVTSCDFPAIFNFGDGNSDTGAFSSAFSGTPAFYGQTFFNGTAGRSSDGRLIIDFIATSLGKPFLNAYLDSLGTTFSHGANFAQLLATIGVPKLVLPKDSPPFGFSPMYLGVQFSEFAQFIERSQKVRTLGGVFASYMPTSESFAKALYTFDMGQNDLAQGLFTGMSIDEIKQSLPDLVNSFTDILKNMYNLMGARTFWIHNTGPLGCYPYILTIIPTTDVDNAGCSNAVNDLAQTFNSVLKKAVDQLRVDLPLAAITYVDIYSAYYSLYMEPQVYGFELPLEACCGLGGAYNFGAATCGASATVNGSLVTAGPCENPSKRINWDGFTYTEAANQIIFNKLATGLYSDPPNSPKNACQKVSSQFNHGGLSILD from the exons ATGAGTTGTGTATCATTGTTTTGCATTGTTCTCTCTGTTTTGACTGTTTTGAGCCCTGTTTATTCTGTAACGAGTTGTGATTTTCCAGCAATTTTCAACTTTGGAGATGGAAATTCGGACACTGGTGCATTTTCATCGGCTTTCAGTGGCACACCAGCTTTTTATGGTCAGACATTCTTCAATGGAACAGCTGGAAGATCTTCCGATGGACGCCTTATCATTGATTTCATAGCTACAAGCTTGGGCAAACCATTTCTCAACGCTTATTTGGATTCCTTGGGCACCACCTTCTCCCACGGAGCCAATTTCGCGCAACTTTTAGCTACAATTGGAGTTCCCAAGTTAGTTCTTCCAAAGGACTCACCACCTTTTGGATTTAGTCCTATGTATCTTGGAGTGCAGTTCTCTGAATTTGCACAATTTATTGAAAGATCGCAGAAAGTCAGAACCCTAG GTGGAGTGTTTGCAAGTTATATGCCAACGAGTGAATCTTTTGCAAAAGCTTTATACACTTTTGACATGGGCCAAAACGACCTCGCCCAAGGACTCTTCACAGGCATGTCTATAGATGAAATCAAGCAAAGTTTACCTGATCTAGTCAACAGCTTTACAGATATTTTAAAG AATATGTACAATTTAATGGGAGCAAGAACATTTTGGATCCACAATACCGGACCACTTGGTTGTTATCCATATATATTGACAATCATTCCAACAACAGACGTCGACAATGCTGGATGCTCAAATGCCGTGAATGATTTAGCTCAAACCTTCAACTCTGTATTGAAAAAGGCCGTTGATCAACTTCGGGTGGACCTTCCTTTAGCTGCAATAACTTATGTCGACATTTATTCTGCATATTACTCTCTCTACATGGAACCACAAGTATACG GATTTGAGTTACCTCTAGAGGCATGTTGTGGGTTGGGAGGAGCATATAATTTTGGGGCAGCAACATGTGGAGCTTCAGCTACTGTGAATGGAAGTCTAGTGACTGCAGGACCATGTGAAAACCCGTCAAAAAGAATAAATTGGGACGGATTCACTTACACAGAAGCAGCTAATCAAATTATCTTTAATAAGCTAGCTACTGGATTGTATTCTGATCCACCAAACTCACCCAAAAATGCATGTCAGAAAGTTAGCTCACAATTCAATCATGGCGGCTTGAGTATTTTGGATTAG